The Setaria viridis chromosome 6, Setaria_viridis_v4.0, whole genome shotgun sequence genome contains a region encoding:
- the LOC117859737 gene encoding uncharacterized protein gives MGFPSVCYCVILPQPLILVLQLLDLLRHAVLLCLSSLGLAAPPAADDHPAYAAPPPADLWALPPPPSSLQSAAAAAPPPPTPAAIKARLPAVRYADLLRARRAPAPAASCAVCLGALEARHRVRELGNCAHAFHKACIDKWVDKGQATCPLCRALLLPGAPDAGAGELADAFSSSSSFSF, from the coding sequence ATGGGGTTCCCGTCGGTGTGCTACTGCGTGATCCTCCCTCAGCCGCTCATCctggtgctgcagctgctggacCTGCTCCGGCACGCCGTCCTGCTCTGCCTCTCCTCGCTCGGgctcgcggcgccgccggccgccgacgaCCACCCGGCCTacgcggccccgccgccggcggacctctgggcgctgccgccgcctccgtcgtccctgcagtcggcggcggccgcggcgccgcccccgcccacgccggccgccaTCAAGGCCCGCCTCCCCGCCGTCCGCTACGCCGACCTCCTCCGGGCCCGccgcgccccggccccggccgcgtCGTGCGCCGTGTGCCTGGGCGCGCTCGAGGCGCGCCACCGCGTCCGCGAGCTCGGCAACTGCGCCCACGCCTTCCACAAGGCCTGCATCGACAAGTGGGTCGACAAGGGCCAGGCCacctgcccgctctgccgcgccctcctcctccccggcgcgcccgacgccggcgccggcgagctcgccgacgccttctcctcctcgtcgtccttctCCTTCTGA